TCGCGCTGGAGAGCGCGAAGGCCTGGCCGCTGTCCTCGCGTCCAACCACCAGGGGGACCGTGGCCTGGTTGGTGGGGGTGAAGAAGGCGGTGAGGGCGTTGAGGAGGAACATCAGCACGTACACCTGCCAGGTGGCGTGCACGAAGGGCATCAGGCCAATGACGGCCATCCGTCCGAAGTCACATCCCACCAGCAGCCACTTGCGGTTCACGCGGTCGGCGACAACACCTGCCAGTGGAGAGAACAGCACGAAGGCGGCCACCCGCAGAGTGAGCGCGAGGCCCAGCACCGGGGCCGCGTCCTGCCCGCCGGTGAGCTGATAGGCCAGGAGGGCCAGGCCGACCCAGGTGAGGGCATCCCCGACCTGGCTGACTGTCTGCGCGGCGTAGAGTCGAGCGAAGCGGGAGTTGCGTAGGGCACCGAAGAGAGGGGGGGCGTTCAATGGACGCCTCCAGGCACGGGATCAGCAGCCGGATGGTCCGGGAGGCCGAGGCGTTCGTGCTGAGCATGGCTGAAGGCCTCCCGGACGAGGCGGGCGACGTGGGTGTCCGCCAGGCGGTAGTGGACGCTGGTGCCTTCCCGGCGGGTTTTCACGAGGTCGGCACTTCTCAGCAGGGCCAGGTGACGGCTGACCGTGCTCTGCGGCTGGTCGAGGGCCTCGACGAGTTGGGTCACGCTGCGCTCACCCGCGATCAGCAGCAACACGAGCTGCACGCGGATGGGTTCGGAGAGGGCCTTGAAGACCTCTGTCACGCGGGCCAGGTCGTCCGGATGGGGTTGGGGGGGAACCGCATGCTCGTGCATCTGTCCACTTTAACACTTATATTTGTCTTTCCGAATATACAGAATTATAGGTTAAGGTGGAAGAGTGCCGTGTACCGCTCACATTCCAGCGCAGCAGATCGCGGGCACCATCGCCCGTAGCGACGACGCACGCCTCCCTGTCGGCTCAGCCGTGGGATTGCGCCTCGCAGACTTCGAAGGCATCTCCGAGACCAGCGTTACCTTCCAGGGAACCATCTATCCGATTCTTGTTCTCAGCCATGAGCGCCATCCCAATGGGGACAGCGATGTGACGTTTGCGTTGCTGCCTGCAGGAGAGTGAGCTGGCGGTCACGTCTCCTGTACACCAGCCTGAATTCCACGGCTCGTCCCTTGACAGGATTTTTACACCCCTGCTGGACAATCTCTTTCGGAAGAGACCCCGCTTCTGGTGGGCACACCTACCCCTTGCGCTCCACGTGTCACCGCCAGGACGCTGGCTTACCGCTCCGGAGGGTGCAGCGGTGCCAGGGCGTACGGAAGGCCCCACTCTTTCAGGAGGAACACCTTGACGGCACAGCATCGCCCGACCAGACTCAGCCCCCTGGCATGCCGGCGCTCATGTGGCCTATCCACCGGAGCATGAGCGGCGCAGGGCACGCCAGGACCGGTAACAGCCGGTGGCCCGGTCCCACCAGCGGCAGCCTGGGGAACACGCCTGAGGCCGAGGACCCCCCTGTCCCTCACCGCCAGCCCTGGGAGCCCGGGTGAACATCGCACCGGACGCCCTGACGATCGGCCCGCTGGTGATCGGCTGGTCGCAGTTGACGCTGCTGCTCGGCCTGCTGGC
This DNA window, taken from Deinococcus carri, encodes the following:
- a CDS encoding metalloregulator ArsR/SmtB family transcription factor is translated as MHEHAVPPQPHPDDLARVTEVFKALSEPIRVQLVLLLIAGERSVTQLVEALDQPQSTVSRHLALLRSADLVKTRREGTSVHYRLADTHVARLVREAFSHAQHERLGLPDHPAADPVPGGVH